One segment of Pseudanabaena sp. PCC 6802 DNA contains the following:
- a CDS encoding cobalt-precorrin-6A reductase, whose translation MIWLIGGTSESKQLAIALQERGIPFVVTVVTDTARGMYSPNACVRVGKLDSSTMTEFIQTNHITAILDASHPFAIEISHGAIAQAQTHQIPYLRFEREDVLLESNNLRIANSIEDAIQPEILDGQNVFLAVGYQSLHLFRNWHDRCRLYARVLPAIASLQAALDADFRSEQIVAIRPPISVALERALWQQWQITTVITKASGKSGGEDLKIAIAAELGIQLIAIARPQLDYPRQTNSIRECVLFCAENIAFFNV comes from the coding sequence ATGATTTGGTTGATCGGCGGAACTAGCGAAAGTAAGCAACTGGCGATCGCCCTTCAGGAGCGAGGCATTCCTTTTGTCGTTACTGTTGTCACAGATACGGCACGGGGAATGTACTCGCCAAATGCATGCGTGCGAGTAGGTAAACTAGATAGCTCCACTATGACCGAATTTATCCAAACCAATCACATTACCGCCATCCTCGACGCTTCGCATCCATTTGCAATTGAGATTTCGCACGGAGCGATCGCTCAAGCGCAAACCCATCAAATACCATACCTGCGATTTGAGCGGGAAGATGTACTCTTAGAATCCAATAACTTAAGAATTGCGAACAGCATCGAGGATGCCATCCAACCAGAAATTTTAGATGGACAAAATGTATTTCTCGCTGTGGGATATCAGAGCTTGCATCTATTTCGCAATTGGCACGATCGCTGTCGTCTCTATGCCCGAGTTTTACCCGCGATCGCATCGCTGCAAGCAGCATTGGATGCTGACTTTAGATCGGAGCAGATTGTTGCTATCCGCCCCCCCATCTCAGTCGCGCTTGAGAGAGCGTTATGGCAGCAGTGGCAAATTACCACAGTAATTACAAAGGCATCGGGAAAATCAGGAGGGGAGGATCTAAAGATAGCGATCGCCGCAGAGTTGGGCATACAACTAATTGCGATCGCCAGACCGCAGCTCGATTATCCCAGGCAAACCAACAGCATCAGAGAATGCGTATTATTTTGCGCAGAGAATATAGCGTTTTTCAATGTTTGA
- a CDS encoding GtrA family protein — protein MKRKFTNIFSRYPTYFIVGCCVTLVTIILRDIIGRFFKESVWEFVLSIIIVYLIGIPLSYVCQSRFTFTNHQKQSRSFKYKFTSYTIVYLVGMGSAILLSLLFDRLLFPLPILPRVRQTIAFIIASLITSVVTYTVSKMHIFK, from the coding sequence ATGAAACGCAAATTTACCAATATATTCTCCCGGTATCCCACTTACTTTATTGTGGGTTGCTGCGTTACTTTAGTCACAATTATCCTTCGCGATATCATTGGTCGCTTTTTCAAAGAATCAGTATGGGAGTTTGTGCTATCAATTATTATTGTCTATCTGATTGGGATTCCTTTAAGCTATGTTTGCCAAAGTCGCTTTACATTTACAAATCACCAGAAGCAGTCGCGCTCTTTCAAATATAAATTTACTTCCTATACAATTGTGTATCTAGTTGGTATGGGGTCTGCAATTTTATTGTCCCTCCTATTTGATAGACTCCTGTTTCCCCTACCTATATTGCCGAGAGTTCGACAGACGATCGCATTTATCATCGCATCGCTAATCACCTCAGTGGTGACATACACAGTCAGCAAAATGCATATTTTTAAGTAG
- a CDS encoding glycosyltransferase — translation MNGSLPTLVIVIPVFNDWESLCKLLPSLDWVLAATGLNVEVLVVDDASNLSLSSELLPRQFNSITKIDILELRRNLGHQRAIAIALAYIEANRQCEAVLVMDSDGEDKPEDALKLIETYRQEGREKVIFARRVKRSEGIAFRCLYRLYKNFYQLLTGQEIRIGNFSIIPYPILGRLVAVAEIWNHYAAGLQRAKVPYGEIPTNRGSRLAGKSQMRLVNLVAHGLSSISVYADVVGTRLLILTSIVLVVVAIAMIILIAMRLLTIGVPATPGWVAYIIGLLFTALTQAIMFSIFFIFIVLSGRNNASFLPCRDYHYFIWKVRSILPQSSN, via the coding sequence GTGAACGGTAGTTTACCAACATTAGTTATAGTCATTCCTGTATTTAACGATTGGGAATCATTATGCAAACTATTACCTTCACTGGATTGGGTTCTAGCAGCAACTGGGCTAAATGTAGAAGTATTAGTAGTAGATGATGCTTCTAATTTATCCCTGTCGAGCGAACTATTGCCAAGGCAATTTAACTCCATTACAAAAATTGACATTTTAGAATTAAGAAGAAATTTAGGTCATCAAAGGGCGATCGCGATCGCCCTGGCATACATTGAAGCAAATCGACAATGCGAGGCTGTATTGGTAATGGATAGCGATGGCGAAGATAAACCGGAAGATGCCCTCAAATTAATCGAGACGTACCGTCAGGAAGGGAGAGAGAAGGTAATTTTTGCCAGACGGGTGAAGCGATCGGAAGGAATTGCATTCAGATGTCTGTATCGCTTGTATAAAAATTTTTATCAATTACTGACGGGACAGGAAATTCGTATAGGCAACTTTAGCATTATTCCCTATCCAATTCTCGGTAGATTAGTCGCAGTTGCCGAGATTTGGAATCACTATGCGGCTGGCTTGCAAAGGGCAAAAGTTCCCTATGGTGAAATTCCCACCAATCGCGGTTCGAGATTGGCGGGTAAATCGCAAATGCGCCTGGTTAACCTGGTAGCGCACGGGCTTAGTTCTATTTCTGTCTATGCGGATGTAGTGGGTACGAGGTTACTCATTCTCACGAGTATCGTTTTAGTTGTGGTGGCGATCGCCATGATAATTTTGATTGCCATGAGGCTGTTAACCATTGGCGTGCCAGCAACACCGGGCTGGGTTGCCTATATTATCGGATTACTGTTTACTGCCTTGACCCAGGCAATTATGTTCTCAATTTTCTTTATTTTTATCGTTCTCAGTGGTAGAAATAATGCTAGTTTCCTGCCCTGCCGAGACTATCACTATTTTATTTGGAAAGTGCGATCGATTTTACCGCAGTCCAGTAATTGA
- a CDS encoding aldo/keto reductase produces MQKRTLGTSDIQITPIVMGTWQAGKRMWVGIEDADSIAAIRAAYEAGITTIDTAEVYGEGHSERIVAEALADVRDSVVYATKVFANHLKYDLVIEACDRSLQNLKTDYIDLYQIHWPSGSWKSEVVPIAETMSAMNKLKQDGKIRAIGVSNFSRSQLEEAAQYGRIDSIQPPYSLFWRQAEQEIVPYCVANHISILAYSSLAQGLLTGKFGRGHQFAKGDHRVDNKLFQAENYERAQTALERLRPIADRHHTTLGNLALAWLIAQPQPQPITNAIAGARHAEQSRQNAQATEVQLSAADLQEIDAIGKTVTDYLDNNPMLWNF; encoded by the coding sequence ATGCAAAAGAGAACTCTTGGTACTTCAGATATCCAAATTACCCCTATTGTGATGGGGACTTGGCAAGCGGGCAAACGCATGTGGGTGGGGATTGAAGATGCCGATTCGATCGCCGCAATTCGCGCTGCCTACGAAGCTGGCATTACCACTATAGATACAGCCGAGGTCTATGGCGAAGGCCATTCAGAACGAATTGTCGCCGAAGCCTTAGCAGATGTGCGCGACTCAGTTGTCTATGCCACCAAAGTATTTGCCAATCACCTCAAATACGATTTAGTCATTGAAGCTTGCGATCGCTCCTTGCAAAATCTCAAGACCGACTACATCGATCTCTATCAAATCCACTGGCCGTCTGGTTCGTGGAAGAGTGAAGTAGTACCGATTGCTGAAACTATGAGTGCCATGAATAAGCTCAAACAGGATGGTAAGATTCGGGCAATCGGCGTGTCGAATTTCTCGCGATCGCAATTGGAAGAAGCTGCCCAATACGGACGCATCGATAGCATTCAACCCCCCTATTCTCTATTCTGGCGGCAAGCAGAGCAGGAAATCGTGCCGTATTGCGTTGCCAACCATATTTCGATTCTGGCGTACTCGTCGCTGGCACAAGGTTTGCTGACAGGAAAATTTGGGCGGGGGCATCAGTTTGCCAAAGGCGATCATCGGGTTGACAACAAGCTCTTTCAGGCTGAAAACTACGAACGCGCTCAAACAGCTTTAGAGCGGCTGCGCCCGATCGCCGATCGCCATCACACAACCCTGGGTAACCTGGCATTAGCGTGGTTAATCGCACAACCTCAGCCACAGCCAATAACTAATGCAATTGCAGGAGCGCGCCATGCCGAGCAATCGCGCCAAAATGCCCAAGCTACAGAAGTGCAATTATCAGCCGCAGATCTACAGGAGATCGATGCGATTGGTAAAACTGTCACCGATTACCTCGACAATAATCCCATGTTGTGGAACTTCTAG
- a CDS encoding GNAT family N-acetyltransferase, protein MNIRYARETDLPSIVDIYNAAVPGRLATADLEPVSPQSRLDWFRAHSPGKHPIWVVDDRDRVSGWLSLHEFYGRPAYYKTAEVSIYIDPAYQRQGLGKELLRSAIAQCPSLEIHTLLGFIFGHNHASLKLFTSCGFQHWGCMPRIAELDGIERDLIVMGLRLTD, encoded by the coding sequence ATGAATATACGATATGCTAGAGAAACTGACCTACCCTCCATCGTGGATATTTATAATGCGGCAGTGCCTGGAAGACTTGCCACAGCAGATCTAGAACCTGTGTCGCCGCAAAGCCGTCTAGACTGGTTTCGCGCCCATAGCCCTGGCAAACATCCCATTTGGGTGGTAGACGATCGCGATCGTGTCTCCGGATGGCTGAGCTTACATGAATTTTACGGGCGACCTGCCTATTATAAAACCGCTGAAGTTAGCATCTATATCGATCCAGCTTATCAAAGGCAAGGCTTAGGTAAAGAATTGTTAAGATCGGCGATCGCCCAATGTCCGAGTCTGGAAATCCACACATTACTAGGATTTATCTTTGGACATAACCATGCCAGTTTAAAATTATTTACAAGTTGCGGTTTTCAGCATTGGGGATGTATGCCGCGCATTGCCGAGTTAGATGGAATTGAACGCGATCTAATCGTAATGGGACTACGGCTTACAGATTGA
- a CDS encoding ATP-binding protein, whose product MAAHPAKPDRDNILIADDGTDSLKLLASVLTSKGYRVGKAITSNQLLREIEIDPPDLILLKTHIFGANGFEICQMLKSQETTRNIPIIFIGHADREAESVRAFEAGGVDYITKPYRVREVLARIQNQLKILKLQRQLQAGNAKLQNELIERQRLEERNRALVNAMPDIMFRHRIDGTYLDIQAREGVLLVPREKLIGTKLQETKALEGAKKGLLYYIRLAIEKDEMQIYEHDLQKPDGLHIYETRIVKSGVDEAVCIVRDVTESKLAQARLHLLERAVAASSNGIVISDASQPDMPVVYVNPRFESITGYSATEVIGRNCRFLQGSDTNQPTIAEIRAALSRGGECRVILRNYRKDGSMFWNQLSISPVTDATGKLTNYIGAISDMSDRISAEIALQQAKEKAEAANEAKSQFLANMSHELRTPLNAILGFAQVVAQDPSLPIESREHLGIISRSGEHLLDLINDVLEMAKIESGQITFNPSNFNLYRLLDGLEEMWRFKANTKGIRLIFAYNANLPKYIYTDEIKLRQTLLNLLGNAIKFTQTGSVTLRIDLSQPLTPISHPPSPILQFEVEDTGYGIAPEEIDTLFEPFMQTESGRRSQEGTGLGLSISRNFVRIMGGEMSVTSQLGKGTTFKFHIPTYLHDRSTDIFDSPPPETELTRDRRLLSLQALQAEISSMPYEWVHDLHKAAILADPNAIVGLIDRMAGVRDREPLALTLRTLVNEFRFDAIFELTQVP is encoded by the coding sequence ATGGCCGCGCATCCCGCCAAACCCGATCGAGACAATATTCTCATAGCTGACGATGGTACGGATAGTCTGAAGCTATTGGCGAGCGTTCTTACAAGCAAAGGATATCGAGTAGGCAAGGCGATTACTAGCAATCAGTTACTCAGAGAAATCGAGATCGATCCCCCCGACCTGATCCTGCTCAAAACCCATATATTTGGAGCTAATGGTTTTGAAATTTGCCAAATGCTGAAGTCTCAGGAGACTACCCGTAATATTCCGATTATTTTTATCGGTCATGCCGATCGCGAAGCAGAAAGCGTGAGAGCGTTTGAAGCAGGTGGCGTAGATTATATTACTAAGCCGTATCGAGTTAGAGAGGTTTTGGCACGCATTCAGAATCAACTCAAAATATTGAAACTGCAAAGACAATTGCAAGCAGGTAACGCTAAACTACAAAATGAACTGATAGAGCGCCAGCGTCTGGAGGAAAGAAATCGCGCTCTAGTTAATGCTATGCCAGATATTATGTTTCGTCACCGCATAGATGGAACGTATTTGGATATCCAGGCGCGAGAGGGCGTGCTGCTGGTTCCCCGCGAGAAACTAATCGGGACGAAACTACAAGAGACAAAGGCTCTGGAAGGAGCTAAAAAAGGACTGTTATATTATATCCGCCTGGCAATTGAAAAGGATGAAATGCAAATCTACGAACACGACTTGCAAAAGCCTGACGGATTGCATATCTATGAAACTCGCATTGTTAAAAGCGGAGTTGATGAAGCAGTTTGCATTGTGCGTGACGTAACTGAGAGTAAACTAGCACAGGCACGCCTGCATTTACTGGAACGAGCGGTGGCAGCCAGTAGTAACGGTATTGTCATTAGTGATGCCAGTCAACCTGACATGCCCGTCGTGTATGTTAATCCCAGGTTTGAAAGCATCACGGGCTATTCAGCCACTGAAGTAATAGGGAGGAATTGTCGATTTCTGCAAGGTTCGGACACCAACCAACCGACGATCGCTGAAATTAGAGCTGCTTTAAGTCGGGGAGGAGAATGCAGAGTTATTCTGCGCAACTACCGTAAAGATGGCAGCATGTTTTGGAATCAGCTTTCGATCTCGCCTGTCACAGATGCCACTGGGAAGCTGACTAACTACATTGGCGCGATCTCAGATATGAGCGATCGCATATCAGCGGAGATAGCACTGCAACAAGCAAAAGAAAAGGCAGAAGCTGCAAATGAAGCCAAGAGTCAATTTCTTGCCAATATGAGTCACGAATTACGCACTCCCCTGAATGCAATTTTAGGCTTTGCCCAAGTCGTTGCCCAAGATCCATCGCTTCCAATAGAGAGTCGCGAACATCTCGGCATTATCAGTCGCAGTGGCGAACATCTGTTGGATTTGATCAACGACGTACTGGAAATGGCTAAGATCGAATCCGGTCAAATAACTTTTAACCCTAGTAATTTCAATCTATATCGCCTACTGGACGGATTGGAAGAAATGTGGCGATTCAAAGCCAATACTAAAGGCATTCGCCTCATTTTTGCATACAATGCCAATCTCCCCAAATATATCTATACTGATGAAATCAAGCTGAGACAAACTCTACTCAATCTCCTGGGTAACGCCATCAAATTCACTCAAACTGGCAGCGTCACTCTCCGCATCGACCTATCCCAACCACTAACTCCCATCTCCCATCCCCCATCCCCCATCCTCCAGTTTGAAGTTGAAGATACTGGCTATGGCATTGCCCCTGAAGAAATAGACACCCTATTTGAACCGTTTATGCAAACAGAATCAGGGCGGCGATCGCAAGAGGGCACGGGATTGGGCTTATCCATTAGCAGAAATTTTGTGCGGATTATGGGTGGAGAAATGAGCGTTACCAGCCAGTTAGGCAAGGGTACTACCTTCAAGTTTCATATTCCCACGTACTTACACGATCGCTCTACTGATATTTTCGATTCCCCACCACCAGAAACAGAATTAACTCGCGATCGAAGGTTACTTAGTCTCCAAGCGCTGCAAGCAGAAATTAGCTCCATGCCCTACGAGTGGGTGCACGACTTGCATAAAGCTGCGATCTTAGCCGATCCCAATGCAATTGTTGGGCTGATCGATCGGATGGCTGGGGTGCGCGATCGCGAGCCCCTAGCACTTACGCTCAGAACCTTAGTAAACGAATTTCGCTTTGATGCCATTTTTGAGTTGACGCAGGTACCTTAA
- a CDS encoding GNAT family N-acetyltransferase yields the protein MNISPVQSLTDSQVEQLHELYQHEWWSCGRNLADVRKMLSNSDFIFGICEERDRQLVAFARVLSDRVYRALIFDVIVAEDYRGKGLGLLLIEQIVSHPELSQVECIQLFCLPEMLPFYQKMGFDLAEQILLVRQRSISLFNA from the coding sequence ATGAATATAAGCCCCGTCCAATCGCTGACTGATTCGCAGGTGGAGCAACTTCACGAACTTTACCAACATGAGTGGTGGTCGTGTGGCAGGAATTTAGCCGACGTTCGGAAAATGTTGAGCAATTCGGACTTCATATTTGGCATCTGTGAAGAACGCGATCGGCAACTTGTTGCTTTTGCGCGGGTACTGAGCGATCGCGTATACCGGGCATTAATTTTCGATGTCATTGTGGCCGAAGATTATCGAGGCAAAGGTTTGGGTCTATTATTGATCGAGCAAATTGTATCGCACCCCGAACTATCGCAGGTTGAGTGCATTCAGCTCTTTTGTTTGCCGGAAATGTTGCCTTTCTATCAAAAGATGGGTTTTGACCTGGCCGAACAAATTCTATTGGTACGCCAGCGATCGATTAGCCTATTTAATGCCTGA
- a CDS encoding DUF6036 family nucleotidyltransferase: MRSNVDSQKIEQLMQVLGREAQGSGCIYFTGGASALLIGWRSSTVDVDIRLDPEPPGIFQAIAKLKQELNINIELASPQDFLPPLPGWRSRSVFIGKKGQISFYHYDFTAQALAKLSRGFDRDIKDVEAMYEQKLFSLRKLQDGFEAIAPELIRFPALNPDVLRSRVENFIERFEGNRKEG, from the coding sequence ATGCGCTCAAATGTTGACTCCCAAAAGATAGAACAACTGATGCAAGTTCTGGGTAGAGAAGCTCAAGGGTCAGGCTGTATTTACTTTACTGGTGGTGCCAGTGCCCTTCTGATTGGATGGCGAAGTTCTACGGTTGATGTCGATATTCGTCTAGATCCCGAACCCCCAGGTATTTTTCAGGCAATTGCCAAACTCAAGCAAGAGTTGAATATCAATATCGAATTGGCATCTCCACAGGATTTTTTACCTCCTCTGCCAGGCTGGCGTAGTAGGAGCGTATTCATTGGCAAAAAAGGACAAATCTCATTTTATCACTATGACTTTACAGCCCAAGCTCTCGCTAAACTCTCCAGGGGATTCGATCGTGACATTAAAGATGTTGAAGCCATGTACGAACAGAAATTATTTTCCTTGAGAAAGCTACAGGATGGCTTTGAGGCCATTGCCCCTGAATTAATCAGATTTCCCGCCCTTAACCCTGATGTGCTTAGAAGCAGAGTTGAGAACTTCATAGAACGTTTTGAAGGTAACCGAAAGGAGGGTTAG
- a CDS encoding adenine phosphoribosyltransferase — MDLKAIIRDIPDFPKPGIMFRDITPVLAHPQGLQAITKGFAEAFADRSIDYVIGIESRGFIIGAPVAQKFGCGFIPVRKPGKLPAAVHQVEYALEYGTDCLEIHQDAIAPGGKVLIIDDVIATGGTAAATGKLVELAGGSLAGYGFMVELLALEGRRSLPDVPIVSLVSY; from the coding sequence ATGGACTTAAAAGCAATTATTCGCGATATTCCTGACTTTCCCAAACCAGGCATTATGTTCCGCGACATTACACCCGTGCTCGCACATCCCCAGGGCTTGCAGGCTATTACTAAAGGTTTTGCCGAGGCGTTTGCCGATCGCTCCATTGATTACGTCATTGGCATAGAATCACGCGGGTTTATTATCGGCGCTCCTGTGGCACAAAAGTTTGGCTGTGGTTTCATCCCCGTGCGCAAACCCGGTAAGTTACCCGCCGCCGTACATCAGGTCGAATATGCCCTGGAATACGGTACAGATTGCCTGGAGATCCATCAAGACGCGATCGCGCCCGGTGGCAAAGTCTTGATTATTGACGATGTGATTGCCACAGGCGGCACGGCGGCGGCTACGGGCAAACTCGTGGAGCTAGCGGGTGGCAGTTTAGCCGGATACGGATTCATGGTGGAGCTATTGGCACTGGAAGGGCGGCGATCGCTCCCCGACGTACCCATCGTCTCACTGGTTAGTTATTAG
- a CDS encoding CCA tRNA nucleotidyltransferase: protein MLEKLPFDLSSLPQPAYLVGGWVRDRLLDRNTRHLDLDLVMPSGAVETASSLARSHRAGFVLLDKERQIARVVFADATVDFAQQVGSTLEEDLGRRDFCMNAIAVNCQDLSLRKISKTASIPPDLLIDPFDGYTDLQAKLVRMVAPENLLDDPLRVLRAYRQAAQLDFTIEPQTQAALKHAATGLSRVAAERVRTELCYLLAIANGAKWFELAVRDRILVDWLPAEKLNLARLSQIETAIASLIEPYPQLADFFATELSSDRSVRVVAKLAALAHFATTLEPLGLSRIEQRWIVGLLRYLPQFLQFLSLSSASISAKEQYQLFDKTLEFFPALAALALASGALLTAVQPWLERWLDPNDAIAHPAVLIGGDDLITALKIPASPAIGELLTAIRLAQVEGIVRDREAAIFYARVLYEQQVR from the coding sequence GTGCTAGAAAAGTTACCTTTTGACCTGAGTAGTTTACCGCAACCTGCTTATTTAGTAGGGGGTTGGGTGCGCGATCGCCTATTAGATCGCAATACCAGGCATCTGGACTTAGATCTGGTGATGCCGAGCGGAGCGGTCGAAACAGCATCATCGTTGGCGCGATCGCACCGAGCAGGATTTGTGTTGCTGGATAAGGAACGGCAAATTGCCAGGGTCGTATTTGCCGATGCCACTGTAGACTTTGCCCAGCAGGTGGGTAGCACGCTAGAGGAAGATCTCGGTCGGCGCGATTTCTGCATGAACGCGATCGCGGTTAACTGCCAGGATTTATCCCTCCGCAAAATTAGTAAAACTGCATCAATTCCCCCCGATCTCCTCATCGATCCGTTTGACGGTTATACCGATCTGCAAGCCAAACTCGTACGCATGGTGGCACCAGAAAACCTGCTAGACGACCCGCTACGAGTCTTACGCGCCTACCGTCAGGCCGCACAGCTAGATTTTACAATCGAGCCGCAAACCCAAGCAGCATTAAAACATGCAGCAACAGGATTATCGCGGGTGGCAGCAGAGCGGGTGCGGACGGAGTTGTGCTATCTCCTGGCGATCGCCAATGGGGCAAAATGGTTCGAGCTTGCCGTTCGCGATCGCATCCTGGTCGATTGGCTGCCTGCCGAAAAACTGAATCTCGCTAGATTAAGCCAAATAGAAACAGCGATCGCCTCGCTAATCGAGCCATATCCCCAACTGGCAGATTTCTTTGCAACGGAATTGAGTAGCGATCGCTCCGTGCGCGTAGTTGCTAAACTTGCTGCTCTGGCACATTTCGCTACCACTTTAGAACCTCTGGGTCTTAGTCGCATCGAACAGCGCTGGATAGTTGGCCTATTGCGCTATCTCCCCCAATTCTTACAATTTCTCTCACTTAGTTCCGCATCTATCTCTGCCAAGGAGCAGTATCAACTGTTTGATAAAACCTTGGAATTTTTCCCCGCCCTCGCTGCCCTAGCGCTAGCAAGCGGTGCATTGTTGACTGCCGTACAACCCTGGCTGGAACGCTGGCTCGATCCCAATGATGCGATCGCCCATCCTGCCGTACTGATCGGTGGTGACGACCTGATAACTGCCCTAAAAATACCAGCCAGTCCTGCCATCGGCGAGTTGCTAACTGCAATTAGACTGGCGCAGGTAGAAGGGATCGTCCGCGATCGCGAAGCAGCGATCTTCTATGCTCGCGTGTTATACGAGCAACAAGTACGGTGA
- a CDS encoding Uma2 family endonuclease: MTQTIPRVVKHLTMEEYIAYDDGTDTRYELVDGELVEMPVESQINASIAKYLLFEFAKHLPIALIAWNTEIEVSGRRAKCRLPDLIIHSEESQAALVGAKRSTLLRDMPPPQLVVEVVSPGADNRDRDYRYKRTEYAARGIAEYWIIDPEMQQITLCLWVNGQYEDTVYTGDTAISSKVLPSFNLTVTQILAFGQN; this comes from the coding sequence ATGACGCAAACTATACCGAGAGTTGTTAAACATCTGACGATGGAGGAGTATATTGCCTATGACGATGGTACTGATACCCGCTATGAACTGGTGGATGGGGAATTAGTAGAAATGCCCGTAGAGAGTCAAATCAACGCCAGCATCGCGAAATATTTATTATTTGAGTTTGCGAAGCATCTACCGATCGCCTTAATTGCCTGGAATACTGAAATCGAGGTATCCGGACGACGCGCTAAATGTCGCTTACCGGACTTAATTATACATTCTGAAGAATCGCAAGCTGCCCTGGTGGGGGCAAAACGTTCAACCCTGCTGCGGGATATGCCACCACCCCAATTGGTCGTTGAAGTCGTATCACCGGGGGCAGACAATCGAGACCGAGACTATCGCTACAAGCGCACGGAATATGCAGCCCGAGGTATTGCTGAATATTGGATTATTGACCCAGAAATGCAACAGATTACCCTTTGCCTGTGGGTAAATGGGCAGTACGAAGATACGGTTTACACAGGTGATACAGCCATTTCATCAAAGGTGTTACCAAGTTTTAACCTTACTGTCACCCAGATATTGGCATTCGGTCAGAATTAA